The Mycolicibacterium duvalii DNA window CGACGCAGTCGCAGCCCCCACTGACCACGACCTGAGCGCGCGACGGACGGAGACGCCCATGACCTCGCCGGAATCCGACCTGACCGGATGGGTCGCGACGCCGTTCACCGCGGCCGGCCTCACCTACGACGTGTACCGCAAGGGGCAGGGTCCCGGCGTGGTGCTGATCCCCGAGATGCCGGGCCTGCACCCGGGCGTGCTCGCACTCGGGAACCATCTGGTGGACAACGGCTTCACCGTCGCCGCGCCGTCGCTGTTCGGCACGCCCGGCGCACCGGCGCTGGGGCCGGGCGCGGTGCCGGTGCTGTTGAAGGGGTGTGTGGCCAAGGAGTTCGCGGCGTTCGCCACCAACGCCGACCGGCCGGTGGCGCACTACCTGCGGGCCCTGGCGCGCGACCTCAACGCCCAGACGCCCGGCCAGGGTGTCGGCGTGATCGGTCAGTGCTTCACCGGCGGTTTCGCGCTGGCTGCCGCGGTCGACGACAG harbors:
- a CDS encoding dienelactone hydrolase family protein, which gives rise to MTSPESDLTGWVATPFTAAGLTYDVYRKGQGPGVVLIPEMPGLHPGVLALGNHLVDNGFTVAAPSLFGTPGAPALGPGAVPVLLKGCVAKEFAAFATNADRPVAHYLRALARDLNAQTPGQGVGVIGQCFTGGFALAAAVDDSVLAPVMSQPSVPLPLTPKQRRDPGVSEAEMAKIQRRAAEEGLCVMGLRFSADPLVPGARFATLKSRLGDAFEVIEINSGKGNPDGLSRMAHSVLTDQVREVDGQPAYEARKRVVEFLKRRLF